The Papio anubis isolate 15944 chromosome 1, Panubis1.0, whole genome shotgun sequence genome window below encodes:
- the FNDC5 gene encoding fibronectin type III domain-containing protein 5 isoform X1 encodes MSPCAAPGLPAGGATMHPGPPSAWPPRARAALRLWLGCVCFALVQADSPSAPVNVTVRHLKANSAVVSWDVLEDEVVIGFAISQQKKDVRMLRFIQEVNTTTRSCALWDLEEDTEYIVHVQAISIQGQSPASEPVLFKTPREAEKMASKNKDEVTMKEMGRNQQLRTGEVLIIVVVLFMWAGVIALFCRQYDIIKDNEPNNNKEKTKSASETSTPEHQGGGLLRSKFPNKPSVNIIEA; translated from the exons ATGTCCCCCTGCGCCGCCCCGGGCCTGCCGGCCGGAGGAGCCACCATGCACCCCGGGCCGCCGAGCGCCTGGCCGCCCCGCGCCCGCGCCGCGCTCCGCCTGTGGCTGGGCTGCGTCTGCTTCGCGCTGGTGCAGGCGG ACAGTCCCTCAGCCCCAGTGAACGTCACCGTCAGGCACCTCAAGGCCAACTCTGCAGTGGTGAGCTGGGATGTTCTGGAGGATGAAGTTGTCATCGGATTTGCCATCTCCCAGCAG AAGAAGGATGTGCGGATGCTGCGCTTCATCCAGGAGGTGAACACCACCACCCGCTCGTGTGCCCTCTGGGACCTGGAGGAGGATACGGAGTACATAGTGCATGTGCAGGCCATCTCCATTCAGGGCCAAAGCCCAGCCAGTGAGCCTGTGCTCTTCAAGACCCCGCGTGAGGCTGAGAAGATGGCCTCCAAGAACAAAG ATGAGGTAACcatgaaagagatggggaggaaCCAACAGCTGCGGACAGGCGAGGTGCTGATCATTGTCGTGGTCCTGTTCATGTGGGCAG GTGTCATTGCCCTCTTCTGCCGCCAGTATGACATCATCAAGGACAATGAACCCAATAACAACAAGGAAAAAACCAAGAGTGCATCAGAAACCAGCACACCAGAGCACCAGGGCGGGGGGCTTCTCCGCAGCAAG ttTCCAAACAAGCCCTCAGTGAACATCATTGAAGCGTGA
- the FNDC5 gene encoding fibronectin type III domain-containing protein 5 isoform X2 produces the protein MSPCAAPGLPAGGATMHPGPPSAWPPRARAALRLWLGCVCFALVQADSPSAPVNVTVRHLKANSAVVSWDVLEDEVVIGFAISQQKKDVRMLRFIQEVNTTTRSCALWDLEEDTEYIVHVQAISIQGQSPASEPVLFKTPREAEKMASKNKDEVTMKEMGRNQQLRTGEVLIIVVVLFMWAGVIALFCRQYDIIKDNEPNNNKEKTKSASETSTPEHQGGGLLRSKI, from the exons ATGTCCCCCTGCGCCGCCCCGGGCCTGCCGGCCGGAGGAGCCACCATGCACCCCGGGCCGCCGAGCGCCTGGCCGCCCCGCGCCCGCGCCGCGCTCCGCCTGTGGCTGGGCTGCGTCTGCTTCGCGCTGGTGCAGGCGG ACAGTCCCTCAGCCCCAGTGAACGTCACCGTCAGGCACCTCAAGGCCAACTCTGCAGTGGTGAGCTGGGATGTTCTGGAGGATGAAGTTGTCATCGGATTTGCCATCTCCCAGCAG AAGAAGGATGTGCGGATGCTGCGCTTCATCCAGGAGGTGAACACCACCACCCGCTCGTGTGCCCTCTGGGACCTGGAGGAGGATACGGAGTACATAGTGCATGTGCAGGCCATCTCCATTCAGGGCCAAAGCCCAGCCAGTGAGCCTGTGCTCTTCAAGACCCCGCGTGAGGCTGAGAAGATGGCCTCCAAGAACAAAG ATGAGGTAACcatgaaagagatggggaggaaCCAACAGCTGCGGACAGGCGAGGTGCTGATCATTGTCGTGGTCCTGTTCATGTGGGCAG GTGTCATTGCCCTCTTCTGCCGCCAGTATGACATCATCAAGGACAATGAACCCAATAACAACAAGGAAAAAACCAAGAGTGCATCAGAAACCAGCACACCAGAGCACCAGGGCGGGGGGCTTCTCCGCAGCAAG aTATGA